In Cryptomeria japonica chromosome 10, Sugi_1.0, whole genome shotgun sequence, a genomic segment contains:
- the LOC131079178 gene encoding probable E3 ubiquitin-protein ligase ARI7 gives MHRPVDCDTVRKWVLKNGGNAEPENWKTVNTKPCPKCGRAIEKNQSRMHMTCVAPCCFEFCRLCLGDWNAHSYDFACNRFQVDDQGTETVTNQESESEAEEIQRKQRKAIKQSLDRYSHYYERWVAHERSREKAMSDLKHVQRFQIKQLSDKQCTYGFHIKFVTDAWIQIVECRRVLKWTYAYGYYLSQDETSLKNMFENSQAYVESSLE, from the coding sequence ATGCATCGTCCTGTTGACTGTGATACTGTTAGAAAATGGGTTCTCAagaatggaggcaatgcagaaccaGAAAATTGGAAAACTGTTAATACAAAGCCCTGCCCAAAATGTGGTCGTGCAATTGAAAAAAATCAGTCTCGCATGCATATGACATGTGTGGCTCCATGCTGCTTTGAATTTTGTAGGTTATGCCTTGGGGATTGGAATGCCCACTCTTATGATTTTGCTTGCAACAGATTTCAAGTTGATGATCAGGGGACAGAGACAGTAACTAATCAAGAATCTGAATCTGAGGCAGAGGAAATACAGAGAAAACAGAGAAAGGCCATTAAACAATCTTTGGACAGATACAGTCATTATTATGAACGATGGGTTGCCCATGAAAGATCTAGGGAAAAAGCAATGTCAGATTTGAAGCATGTTCAGAGATTTCAGATCAAACAGTTGAGTGACAAACAATGCACATATGGCTTTCATATTAAATTTGTGACAGATGCATGGATTCAGATTGTTGAATGCAGGCGTGTGCTCAAGTGGACATATGCTTATGGCTATTATCTTTCTCAAGATGAAACTTCCCTCAAGAATATGTTTGAGAATTCtcaagcttatgtggagtcttcttTAGAATGA
- the LOC131079177 gene encoding probable E3 ubiquitin-protein ligase ARI11 has product MESVSSLCSLSQAESRILLQHFKWRVPDLLEQWFHNEQKVRKDSGMFQSDCSICMDEHFITEMKALACAHYFCNNCWMNYIQTSTRENGIGCLSLKCPQPTCGAALDEDTVLCLITEEWNRKKYEQFLVRTFVGNNERIKWCPARGCEYVVELKSGISQCYDVTCK; this is encoded by the coding sequence ATGGAGTCTGTTTCATCCCTTTGCAGTTTGTCTCAAGCCGAGTCAAGGATTCTCCTGCAACATTTCAAGTGGAGGGTTCCAGATCTGCTGGAACAATGGTTTCACAACGAGCAGAAAGTGCGAAAAGATTCAGGGATGTTTCAATCAGACTGTTCGATCTGCATGGATGAGCACTTCATTACTGAAATGAAAGCCCTTGCTTGTGCCCATTATTTCTGTAACAATTGTTGGATGAACTACATTCAGACCTCAACTAGGGAAAATGGTATCGGGTGCCTTAGTTTGAAATGTCCTCAGCCAACATGTGGGGCTGCTCTAGACGAAGACACTGTCCTCTGTTTGATTACAGAGGAATGGAACAGAAAAAAATATGAGCAATTTCTTGTTAGAACTTTTGTTGggaataatgaaagaatcaaatggTGCCCTGCTCGTGGGTGTGAGTATGTTGTGGAATTGAAGAGTGGAATCAGCCAATGCTATGATGTGACCTGCAAATGA